In one window of Cololabis saira isolate AMF1-May2022 chromosome 23, fColSai1.1, whole genome shotgun sequence DNA:
- the LOC133424206 gene encoding fibrinogen-like protein 1 — MKDLTGFRGLVFVLLLSSSQQRSQPNYPEDCSEIQSANPQAYSGVYTIQAEPFPPFQVYCEMLSDGGWTVLQRRTGDRLSFNRNWEEYKHGFGYPTIDLWLGLENVFLLTQKKSTTLRVDLWDFEGGSAFAEYEDFRLGNEGTAYELHVGEYRGNAGDAIRGAYHGIDQNGYGFSTIDRDNDGCNPCIFGDIAIHQCVDTKHSGWWFSKCGSADLNGEWHPSGDNIGWASGLHWETWKSVPYSAQASRMMIKSTTKCY, encoded by the exons ATGAAGGATCTGACTGGCTTTCGTGGACTCGTATTTGTCCTTCTTCTGAGCTCTTCTCAACAGAGAAGTCAG CCAAACTATCCTGAGG ACTGCTCAGAGATTCAGTCTGCGAACCCACAAGCATACAGTGGGGTTTATACTATCCAGGCTGAACCCTTCCCTCCATTTCAG GTGTACTGCGAGATGCTTTCGGATGGGGGCTGGACAGTTCTTCAGAGACGTACCGGAGACCGTTTGTCCTTCAACAGAAATTGGGAAGAGTATAAACATGGTTTTGGATACCCAACAA TTGATCTTTGGCTCGGCTTGGAGAATGTTTTCCTTCTGACTCAGAAGAAGAGCACAACCCTGAGAGTGGACCTGTGGGACTTTGAAGGTGGTTCTGCGTTTGCCGAGTACGAGGACTTCAGACTGGGAAATGAAGGAACAGCTTACGAACTGCATGTGGGGGAATACAGGGGAAATGCAG GTGATGCCATCCGTGGAGCCTATCACGGTATCGACCAAAATGGCTACGGCTTCAGCACCATCGACCGTGACAATGACGGGTGCAACCCATGCATCTTTGGTGACATTGCTATTCATCAGTGTGTTGATACGAAGCACAGTGGTTGGTGGTTTAGCAAGTGTGGCTCTGCAGACCTAAACGGTGAATGGCATCCTTCTGGTGACAACATCGGGTGGGCTTCAGGCCTCCACTGGGAAACCTGGAAATCTGTGCCCTACTCTGCCCAGGCCTCCAGAATGATGATCAAGTCTACGACCAAGTGCTATTGA